The sequence CCAGTGCAATCCCGGTATTGCCGCTGGTGGCCTCGATCAACACATCACCCGGCACAATTTCCCCGCGCAACTCGGCCTGCTGGATCATGGCGAGGGCCGCGCGATCTTTGACCGACCCCGCTGGATTATTGCCCTCCAGTTTGACCCAAATCTCCGCGTTCAGCCCTTGGCTTAATCGTTGCAGTTTTACCAGTGGGGTGTTGCCGATGCATTGTTCAAGGGTCATCACTCTAAATTCCTAGCTAGAATTGATTTTAATAAAAGAAAAAGGCGGCTGTTAGGCCGCCTCTGTTTGCCATAGGCAGAAAAACTTATCAGGCGCTTTGGGCTAAAGCAATGGGTTGCAATAATTGATCGCCAGAATACAAGCGAGCATTCAATCCACCCACGTAATAGCGATTACCGCGCACTGGGGCGTCGATATTGCCTTCCGGCAGCACGACACTGATAGGATCTTGATGCCAACCAATAGGTTGCACGGTCAATTGCCAGAAATGACCACGCGGGCTAACTTCCAGCACCTGCACCGGCAGTGGGCAGCGATCACTCGATTGAGTGCTGACCTCCATCTCCCATGGGCGCAGGAACAGATCCACACTGCCCTGATGCATTGGGGCCAAGTCCAGCGGCCAGTGATGCGCGCCAATATAGAGCTGCGAACCTCGGATCTCTCCGCTCAAGCGATTCACTTCCCCCAAGAATTCCAGCACAAAACGGGTGGCTGGGTCGCGCCACACTTCATCTGGCGTACCAACTTGCTCGATATTACCCTGACTCATCACCACCACGCGATCCGCCACTTCCATCGCCTCTTCTTGATCGTGGGTGACGAAGACGCTGGTGAATTTCAACTCTTCATGCAACTGGCGCAACCAGCGGCGCAGCTCTTTACGCACCTGCGCATCCAGCGCGCCGAAAGGTTCATCCAGCAACAGAATTTGTGGTTCCACCGCCAGCGCCCGTGCTAAAGCAACACGCTGTTTCTGGCCGCCGGAGAGCTGTGATGGATAGCGACTCGCCAGATGGCCTAATTGTACCATCTCCAGTAACTGCGCCACTTTCTGTTTGATGGCTGCCGCATTGGGGCGCTCACGGCGCGGTAACACCGTCAGACCAAAAGCGATGTTATCGAACACCGTCATATGGCGGAATAACGCGTAATGCTGGAACACAAAACCCACGCGCCGATCACGGGCATGGAGGCGGCTGACATCAGTGCCGTGGAAACTTAGCCGCCCGGCGTTTTGGTTTTCCAATCCAGCGATAATGCGCAGCAAGGTGGTTTTCCCCGAACCGGACGGGCCGAGCAGCGCCACCATCTGGCCAGAAGGAATATCAAGCTGGATGTTGTTCAGTACCTTGGTGCGACCAAAATACTTGCTGATATTATCAATCTCAATGCTCATGCTTTTGCTCCTGTTCGAGACGAACAACCTGACGCGCTAAGCGCCATTGCAGGCCGCTTTTCAGAAAAAGGGTCACTATTGCCATCAGGGTCAATAATGCGGCGGCGGTAAAGGCCCCGGCAGTATTGTAATCCTGATGCAACAGCTCAACTTGCAGCGGCAAGGTGTAGGTCTCGCCACGAATAGAACCAGATACCACGGAGACCGCCCCAAACTCGCCAATGGCGCGGGCATTGGTCAACACCACGCCATACAGCAGCGCCCAGCGAATGTTGGGCAAGGTGACGCGGCGGAACATTTGCCAGCCGGAGGCACCGAGCAGCACAGCGGCTTCATCTTCCTGACTGCCTTGACTCATCATCACCGGCACCAGTTCACGCACCACAAATGGGCAGGTGACGAAGATGGTC comes from Yersinia mollaretii ATCC 43969 and encodes:
- the cysA gene encoding sulfate/thiosulfate ABC transporter ATP-binding protein CysA, translated to MSIEIDNISKYFGRTKVLNNIQLDIPSGQMVALLGPSGSGKTTLLRIIAGLENQNAGRLSFHGTDVSRLHARDRRVGFVFQHYALFRHMTVFDNIAFGLTVLPRRERPNAAAIKQKVAQLLEMVQLGHLASRYPSQLSGGQKQRVALARALAVEPQILLLDEPFGALDAQVRKELRRWLRQLHEELKFTSVFVTHDQEEAMEVADRVVVMSQGNIEQVGTPDEVWRDPATRFVLEFLGEVNRLSGEIRGSQLYIGAHHWPLDLAPMHQGSVDLFLRPWEMEVSTQSSDRCPLPVQVLEVSPRGHFWQLTVQPIGWHQDPISVVLPEGNIDAPVRGNRYYVGGLNARLYSGDQLLQPIALAQSA